From a region of the Salvelinus alpinus chromosome 2, SLU_Salpinus.1, whole genome shotgun sequence genome:
- the LOC139563333 gene encoding G-protein coupled receptor 37-like 1 isoform X1 yields MTPLFALFVLFLRAAEPRHVGSGYTALRTQDRDGSARVLTTGNGESDTGVNQNQIGGGYIESLLQEPDANPKRIPRGANDGSSRKRDQQSPHSYQHPRPYDPDGYFTTPKNAHLANSTPDRDFKGSVLLHNPLYPVTDSSYRAYAVMLLALILFSMGIVGNLALMCIVWHNYYLKSAWNCILASLAFWDFLVLFFCMPVVVFNELTKRRLLGDLSCRIVPYMEVTSLGVATFSLCALTIDRFHAATSPQPQAPRVEPCQSILAKLSVVWIGSMVLAAPELLLWQLTQEVSVQPGGFVVDLCVRRPSLSLPESVYSLVLTYHEARMWWCFGCYFCLPLLFTLACQLVTRHVVAEEARRKQGTATVVGGKRVRPSSSSTSSSSSSSSAPKKQQQLKRERRLSSTVVALAIVYAACNLPENVCNIALAYIANPVSTTTEALLALIGQFLLFVRCSVTPVLFLCLCRSLGQAFMDCCCCCCEECLPDGASSSLSSSTTATAASTSLSSPSSLSPSSTKEEKLTIVSGTTPAIFYDKAKDSSSLIVIGTPC; encoded by the exons ATGACTCCGCTTTTTGCTTTGTTCGTACTTTTCCTGAGGGCTGCGGAGCCCCGACATGTCGGCTCTGGTTACACGGCGCTGAGGACCCAGGACAGGGACGGGTCAGCACGTGTATTAACCACGGGGAACGGAGAGTCAGACACTGGGGTGAATCAGAATCAGATTGGAGGAGGATATATCGAATCTCTGTTGCAGGAACCAGACGCAAACCCAAAGAGAATCCCCCGGGGCGCCAATGATGGGAGCTCGAGAAAACGGGACCAGCAGTCTCCCCACAGCTACCAACATCCCAGACCGTATGACCCGGACGGCTACTTTACCACGCCCAAGAATGCACACCTGGCCAACAGCACTCCAGACAGAGATTTCAAGGGCTCGGTGCTGCTCCACAACCCACTCTACCCGGTAACTGACAGCTCCTACCGGGCTTACGCAGTGATGCTGCTGGCCCTCATCCTATTCTCCATGGGCATCGTCGGTAACCTCGCGCTCATGTGTATTGTTTGGCACAACTATTACCTGAAGAGCGCGTGGAACTGCATCCTGGCCAGCCTTGCGTTCTGGGACTTCCTCGTGCTCTTTTTCTGCATGCCGGTGGTCGTCTTCAACGAGCTCACCAAGAGACGGTTGCTAGGCGACCTGTCATGTCGGATTGTGCCTTACATGGAG GTGACCTCCCTGGGAGTAGCCACGTTCAGCCTGTGTGCATTGACCATCGACCGGTTCCACGCAGCGACCAGCCCCCAGCCCCAGGCCCCGCGGGTGGAGCCCTGCCAGTCCATCCTGGCCAAGCTGTCTGTGGTCTGGATCGGCTCCATGGTCCTGGCTGCTCCAGAGCTGCTGCTGTGGCAGCTGACCCAGGAGGTCTCCGTCCAGCCAGGGGGCTTCGTGGTGGACCTGTGTGTCCGGAGGCCCTCCCTCAGCCTTCCTGAGTCGGTCTACTCCCTGGTGCTGACCTACCACGAGGCCCGCATGTGGTGGTGCTTCGGCTGCTACTTCTGCCTGCCGCTCCTCTTCACCCTCGCCTGTCAGCTGGTGACGAGACACGTTGTCGCTGAGGAGGCGCGGAGGAAACAGGGGACAGCCACAGTAGTAGGAGGAAAGAGAGTacgcccttcctcctcctccacctcctcttcatcgTCATCCTCCTCCGCTCCtaagaagcagcagcagctgaagagAGAGCGTAGGTTGAGTTCTACGGTCGTGGCTTTGGCCATCGTTTACGCCGCGTGCAACCTCCCCGAGAATGTCTGTAACATCGCCCTGGCCTACATCGCCAACCCCGTCTCCACGACAACTGAGGCCCTGCTGGCTCTGATTGGCCAGTTCCTGTTGTTTGTCCGTTGCTCGGTGACACCGgtgttgttcctgtgtctgtgtcgttcACTGGGCCAGGCCTTCATggactgttgttgttgctgctgtgagGAGTGTCTACCAGACGGAGCCTCTTCATCATTGTCTTCCTCGACTACCGCCACAGCggcctccacctccctctcctctccgtcATCACTCTCCCCGTCCTCCACCAAGGAGGAGAAGCTGACGATTGTGTCTGGGACCACACCAGCCATCTTCTATGACAAGGCCAAAGACAGCTCCTCTCTCATTGTCATCGGAACACCCTGCTGA
- the LOC139563333 gene encoding G-protein coupled receptor 37-like 1 isoform X2, translating to MTPLFALFVLFLRAAEPRHVGSGYTALRTQDRDGSARVLTTGNGESDTGVNQNQIGGGYIESLLQEPDANPKRIPRGANDGSSRKRDQQSPHSYQHPRPYDPDGYFTTPKNAHLANSTPDRDFKGSVLLHNPLYPVTSLGVATFSLCALTIDRFHAATSPQPQAPRVEPCQSILAKLSVVWIGSMVLAAPELLLWQLTQEVSVQPGGFVVDLCVRRPSLSLPESVYSLVLTYHEARMWWCFGCYFCLPLLFTLACQLVTRHVVAEEARRKQGTATVVGGKRVRPSSSSTSSSSSSSSAPKKQQQLKRERRLSSTVVALAIVYAACNLPENVCNIALAYIANPVSTTTEALLALIGQFLLFVRCSVTPVLFLCLCRSLGQAFMDCCCCCCEECLPDGASSSLSSSTTATAASTSLSSPSSLSPSSTKEEKLTIVSGTTPAIFYDKAKDSSSLIVIGTPC from the exons ATGACTCCGCTTTTTGCTTTGTTCGTACTTTTCCTGAGGGCTGCGGAGCCCCGACATGTCGGCTCTGGTTACACGGCGCTGAGGACCCAGGACAGGGACGGGTCAGCACGTGTATTAACCACGGGGAACGGAGAGTCAGACACTGGGGTGAATCAGAATCAGATTGGAGGAGGATATATCGAATCTCTGTTGCAGGAACCAGACGCAAACCCAAAGAGAATCCCCCGGGGCGCCAATGATGGGAGCTCGAGAAAACGGGACCAGCAGTCTCCCCACAGCTACCAACATCCCAGACCGTATGACCCGGACGGCTACTTTACCACGCCCAAGAATGCACACCTGGCCAACAGCACTCCAGACAGAGATTTCAAGGGCTCGGTGCTGCTCCACAACCCACTCTACCCG GTGACCTCCCTGGGAGTAGCCACGTTCAGCCTGTGTGCATTGACCATCGACCGGTTCCACGCAGCGACCAGCCCCCAGCCCCAGGCCCCGCGGGTGGAGCCCTGCCAGTCCATCCTGGCCAAGCTGTCTGTGGTCTGGATCGGCTCCATGGTCCTGGCTGCTCCAGAGCTGCTGCTGTGGCAGCTGACCCAGGAGGTCTCCGTCCAGCCAGGGGGCTTCGTGGTGGACCTGTGTGTCCGGAGGCCCTCCCTCAGCCTTCCTGAGTCGGTCTACTCCCTGGTGCTGACCTACCACGAGGCCCGCATGTGGTGGTGCTTCGGCTGCTACTTCTGCCTGCCGCTCCTCTTCACCCTCGCCTGTCAGCTGGTGACGAGACACGTTGTCGCTGAGGAGGCGCGGAGGAAACAGGGGACAGCCACAGTAGTAGGAGGAAAGAGAGTacgcccttcctcctcctccacctcctcttcatcgTCATCCTCCTCCGCTCCtaagaagcagcagcagctgaagagAGAGCGTAGGTTGAGTTCTACGGTCGTGGCTTTGGCCATCGTTTACGCCGCGTGCAACCTCCCCGAGAATGTCTGTAACATCGCCCTGGCCTACATCGCCAACCCCGTCTCCACGACAACTGAGGCCCTGCTGGCTCTGATTGGCCAGTTCCTGTTGTTTGTCCGTTGCTCGGTGACACCGgtgttgttcctgtgtctgtgtcgttcACTGGGCCAGGCCTTCATggactgttgttgttgctgctgtgagGAGTGTCTACCAGACGGAGCCTCTTCATCATTGTCTTCCTCGACTACCGCCACAGCggcctccacctccctctcctctccgtcATCACTCTCCCCGTCCTCCACCAAGGAGGAGAAGCTGACGATTGTGTCTGGGACCACACCAGCCATCTTCTATGACAAGGCCAAAGACAGCTCCTCTCTCATTGTCATCGGAACACCCTGCTGA